From one Coffea eugenioides isolate CCC68of chromosome 11, Ceug_1.0, whole genome shotgun sequence genomic stretch:
- the LOC113751913 gene encoding uncharacterized protein LOC113751913 has translation MARTKKGAVKSPPNRRGEASTSRPPRLKRKASRRLALQDEPLSEEENQQQEQQEEQEVQGEQEEEVPNDKSSFTSAENEAWYNARRGAKVLVEKDVTPDVEEVYHLKASFAKLGWENFFNIPNFYYEELVREFYANVEDKKFFHHDTEVITSTVRGRKIRVHRADLESYLHVSDVGRKVDLKKAFKPNDLDSWNMLEALVHLGVEYRATRTTGRYSVLTSSFPESQRLLIYLFSSNIIPRASGTNEARTSDIYFLDKMEHGLGNIEGIPLGSIITNHMWTVVRSNDIKHAFPYPRFLTLKFQRAGVDFSNAIPTGLKKKDIFTLDFCRFILKSKDLGGPSTQGGTHGDIRQEEEAEIARIEEGQEVETTTPPVSTEPSSSRPPTSPQDTRSFLKKIIDKLLCVEAEVKKSGQENKRNSDRLRVASRPSWVLKLLRLHPLHRIKRLLEGVLVTS, from the coding sequence ATGGCTCGCACTAAGAAAGGTGCAGTGAAATCACCTCCTAATAGGAGAGGAGAAGCTTCGACGTCTAGACCACCGCgcttgaaaagaaaagcaagtagACGCCTTGCGCTTCAAGACGAGCCATTATCCGAGGAGGAGAATCAACAACAAGAacaacaagaggaacaagaggtcCAAGGGGAACAAGAGGAGGAAGTCCCAAATGATAAGTCGAGCTTTACCTCCGCCGAAAATGAAGCTTGGTACAATGCTAGGAGGGGAGCTAAGGTATTGGTGGAGAAAGATGTCACTCCGGATGTTGAGGAGGTCTACCATCTCAAGGCTTCCTTTGCCAAATTGGGATGGGAAAACTTCTTTAACATCCCAAATTTCTATTATGAGGAGCTTGTCCGAGAATTCTATGCGAATGTGGAGGACAAGAAGTTTTTTCACCACGACACGGAAGTGATTACCAGTACAGTGCGAGGGAGAAAAATTCGAGTCCATAGAGCTGATTTGGAAAGCTATCTTCATGTTTCGGATGTGGGGCGCAAGGTAGATTTGAAGAAAGCTTTCAAACCCAATGACTTGGACTCTTGGAACATGCTTGAGGCACTTGTACACTTGGGGGTTGAGTACAGAGCCACTCGGACGACTGGGCGATATTCCGTATTGACTTCGTCATTCCCGGAGTCGCAACGTCTTCTCATTTACCTCTTTTCTTCCAACATCATCCCGAGGGCGAGTGGAACCAATGAGGCGCGCACAAGTGACATCTACTTCTTGGATAAAATGGAGCATGGTCTAGGTAACATCGAGGGCATTCCATTGGGAAGCATTATCACCAACCACATGTGGACTGTGGTTCGTAGTAACGACATCAAACATGCTTTCCCATATCCTCGATTTTTGACCTTGAAGTTCCAAAGGGCTGGAGTGGATTTCTCTAACGCTATCCCTACAGGTCTCAAGAAGAAGGACATCTTTACACTAGATTTTTGCAGGTTCATTCTGAAGAGTAAAGATTTAGGTGGTCCTTCAACTCAAGGGGGCACTCATGGAGACATTAGGCAGGAGGAGGAAGCAGAAATTGCACGAATTGAAGAAGGTCAAGAGGTTGAGACAACCACCCCACCGGTCTCAACTGAGCCGTCTTCCTCACGTCCTCCAACCTCACCTCAAGACACTCGATCGTTTCTGAAAAAAATAATAGACAAGCTGCTTTGCGTCGAGGCTGAGGTGAAGAAGAGCGGCCAAGAGAACAAACGGAACTCCGACCGTCTTCGAGTCGCATCGAGACCAAGTTGGGTATTGAAGCTCCTCCGACTCCACCCTCTTCACCGGATCAAGCGACTACTTGAGGGAGTGCTCGTCACCTCGTGA